TCGCTGCGCTCTCCTGGACAGGCCTGCGTGCACGCGAGGcacctggggaggaggggctgtgcACCCACTCTGGCCACCGTGCTGAGGGCCTTGGCGGTCTGGTTGGCCTCTCTGAGCTCAGCTTCTGCGTCTGGGGGGCTCTCGAGGGCTCCCCTCAGCCGCCatgtccctccctccccacagtcAAGGCGGATAAGAAGGCGGCTCAGGAGAAGATGATACAGCAGGAGCACGAGCGCCAGGTAAGGGTGGGCGGGGCGGGGCTCGGGTGGGGCCCTCAGGCTGTGCGCTCTCACAGCcggctctggctctgtctctgtcGCAGGAGCGGGAAGATGAGCTTCGCGCCATGGCCCGCAAGATCCGGATGAAGTAAGACCGTCCCCCGCTCCCTGTATGGGGGCCACAGCCGCCTGCCTCAGGGCTGcctgccccaccccccccaccggGCTCCTTGGCTAGAGCCTGCCCGAGCCCTCGGGCACCTGCCTGCCTCAGGGCGCGCCCCCGCGctggccctgcctcctctctcatCCCTGCTCCTCCAGCCTCAACCCGCCTTGCCTTTGTTCTCTGGGCCCAGGACACTCTTCCGCAGATTCCCCAGCCTGCTCCTCCCGCCAGGCCTCCCTGACCTGGTCTAGAGTAGCTCCCTGCACGCTCTGTCCTCCAGCCCGCTCCATTTTCCTCATAGCACCGACCCTCCCTGGCCTGCACTGTCTGTGTCGTTTACTCGTTCACTGTTGGGGTCCCCACAGAGATGGCAGGGCTGGCTGCCGGCCGCCTGCCATGCTGAGCCCCGGGAGCACTGAGCTGGTGCTCCGTGAATGTTCTGGAACGACTGAACTCCCGGCAGCCCCGGGGCGGGCTCTGGCCCAGTGGGGTCGGGGCTTCTGTTCTCTCCCTTCTgatccccctctcctctcctcccctccccgttCTGCACTGCAGAGCCGAGTGGCTCGGGGCCTGGGTCAGACTGACTTGGGGTCCACTGCCAGCTCTGCCTCCCTCTGTGTGGCCCTCTCGGTGCCAACCTCCCAGGGTAGCTTGGGGATTCGCACCTGTGAGGCCCTGGCCCACCCAGGGCCGGTGGGCGGAACTGGAGCCCGTAGTGCTCAGTGTTGGCCAGGAGGGGGTCAGTCAGTGACAGGCTGTGTCATCTGTTACTCATTTTTCCTTCCACCCCGTACTTGCTGCGGGTCCTCGGACAGCAGCTTAACCTTTCAGAGCCCGACTCCTTTCTCTGTGAGACAGAGGTAATAAGGTACCCGCCTCTGCAGGGCCCTGCCTTAAGGCCCCAGCGTGGGGCCTGGCATGCGGGAGGCTTGATGCccggagctgctgctgctgcagggtGTTATCATTGATCGCACGCCCGTCTGCTGCTGTGTGCTTCCATCAGGAGGGAGGAGCGCAGCGCCCCGGGACTCGGCGTGGCGGTCAGTCAGGCCGCGTTCTGATGCCGCCCCCGGCGCCCCCAGCCATGGGCCTTTCTCCTGCCTCagctcagtttgctcatctgctaCACGGGGTGGACTAGTTGTCCCACCTGACAGGCTCGTTGGGAGATGCAGCGAGATCAGGGCCAGGCACGGAGAAGGCGCCCGATAAATGTAGCCGCTGGGGTTGCAAATCTGGTCATTGTGACAAAGGCCAATTAAGCACTTAACGTGTAAGTCCCTGTGCCGAGACTGCGCCCGAGTTTGACGGGAAACGAGCGAACTGTCCAGCTCTCCTCTGTGCTCAGCGAGCCTTTGACAGAGGCAGGCTGGGATTCCGACCCCTCTCTGCGCTGTGTCCTCACCTCCAAGCTTGGGTGGCCGCAGCGCCCGCCCGCTAGGTCTCCTCTCCTGCTGGGATGAGGATGTTGGAAGCATGAGCCCTGGGCAGGGGACCCCGCTGCGTGGTCACCCTTCCCCCCTTTCCCCTGCAGGGAGCGGGAACGccgagagaaggagagagaggaatgggAACGCCAGTACAGCCGGCAGAGCCGCTCGCCCTCCCCCCGTTACAGTGAGTGTCCCCACCCTCCCTGATGGGAGAGCCGGGCTGGAGACGCGcgcacatgtgtgcatgcacgAGTGCTTCAGTCACACGGGAACTGCAGGCGCTAGGAGAAATGCTCGTTCccagggcagtggcatgggctgAGGGGCGCGGGTGCCTGTCTGGGCAGTGGACTGGTGGACGCTCGCTTGCAGCCTCAGCTGTGGACACCAGCAGCCGCCCAGGCCAGGGCCCGCTCCTGGCCCTGGGCACTCGCTCTGTCgtcacctcctcctttttttccaggTCGAGAATACAGCTCCTCCCGAAGGTAAGCAGGCCAGCCCAGCTCCCTGGGAAGTTAGCTGTCCTCTGGCGGGAGGGCCCCACCCTGCACCCCGCCAGTTGTAGGGGGCCTCATCCTTTGATCGCGGAAGCCCCAGTGATCCCCAAGCGTGTTGGTGCATGTGCACAGGAGTGCATGGGGCAGGGCACCCTGCTTCCTGCCCAACACTCAGGGACCCCTCCACTTTCTCTCCCCAGGCGCTCAAGGTCCCGGTCCCGAAGCCCCCACTACCGGCATTAGACAGAAGCCTGGGGGCCAGGGGATGAGGGACGGGGTGAGGGCTCAAGCTGTGAGGCTGCTGGTTTTCTCTCGAATGAAATAAAATCACATGTTATTTAATTCCCTTCACCTGGCCTCAGTGTGGTCCGTGGGGGGGTGTCCACCAACAGCAGGGCCAGCTGGGAGGGAGCGTGTTGGGTTCAGGGGGCAGGCGCCACGTTGCCGTGTGGGAAGTCTGCCCGCAGTCTGCGTGTCTACATGGCGGCTCCTGTTGATCAGGACCGCTCCGGCTGCGGCTCCGTGAGGGCAGGGGTGCAATCTGGTGGGAAAAGGGCCCAGCACAGCATGTGGAGGACGGGCCAGGACTTTGCCCAGGGGCCTCTGGTGACAGGTCCAGGCCTCTCCCCACCCTCGCCTCGGCCCCTGCCCTGGCCTCGCCCACTCCGGGAACCGGGACCGCGGCTTTCTGTGCCAGTCCTGCTGTGCCCCAGGCACTGGGGGCTGGCCtttcccctcacccccacatTCCAAACCGGTCTGTCCAGCCGTCCACCCCAAGGAGGCCAGCCTCCCGCCCCACCTCAGACACCCCAAGAAAGCCAGATTCCAAACCGTGTGTGactagggggagggagggagactttACTTCAAGCAGAGAGAAGAACAAGGCAGTCAACAGAAGTGACAGTCGCAGGGGCAGCAGAGGGCATTGCTGCTGCTCAGGCCTCCCCGGCCACCTCGGGGTGCTTCTGCTGCAGGTGTTTGTCCAGGGTGGCGCGCAGGCCAAAGGGCACACAGCAGTGGGGGCACTCGAAGCGGGTGCCGCCGGGCCCCAGGCCGTGCATGCGCAGGTGGCGGTTGAGCTTGCTGCTCTGGGCGCAGGCGTAGGGGCAGAGCTGGCAAGCGTAGGGCCGCTCGCCCGTGTGCGAGCGCCGGTGCACCGTGAGGTTGCTGCTGTTGGTGAAGTGCTTCCCGCAGAACTCGCAGCTgccccccggcccgcggctcTTGCCCACCGGCTTTGACTCCTTCTTGGGTGATGTCTTCTGGCTCTTGGCGGGGTCAGTTCTCTGTTCTTTGGTGGCAGCTCCCCAACCATCCCCGCCAGGGCCCGCCTGAGCCCCGCCGCCGGGAGCCCCAGGCTCCTGGACACCTGCCGTGGCGGcggccccagccccctccccaccgcTGCACGGGAGAGTGCTGGCCGGGGCGGCCGCGTGGACGGCGGGCTCCGGAGGGGCGGCGGAGGCCTGTTCGTCGCTGCCCTCGGCCCTGCAGGGGCTCTGGGGCTGCAGCTGCCGGTGGGTCTTCTTGTGGCGGTTGAGCTTGCTGCTCTGGGCGCAGGCGTAGGGGCACTGGTCGCAGGCGTAGGGCCGCTCGCCCGTGTGCGAGCGCATGTGCACCTTGAGGTTGCTGAAGGAGCTGAGGGTCTTGGTGCACACGGGGCAGGTGGGGCTCCGCCGGGCAAGGCTGCTCACGCGGGGGCCCTTGGCCTCGGCTTCTGGCCCCATCACTGCCGACACGGCCGCTGCCACCTCGGCCAGGCCCAGCAGCGGGGCCTCCGGGGACTCGGGCTCCGTCTGGTAGATGGACAGTCCGTGGTCCCACTGGGCGTGGCGTAGCAGCTTCCAGGCCTCCGTGAACTGTCTGCCGCAGCGGAGGCAGCTCAAGGCCTTCAGGTCCTTGCCTCCTGCAGGGAAGAGAAGAACCAGGTGTCAGTGGGACAGGGAGGAGTGACAGCAGTCACAGTGCACagctgccagctggacacccccGTGGGAAAGGCTCCATTCGAGGGCGAAAACAGCGCGAGCAGACAGGCGAAACCCTGTGCAGGGGGAAGCCGGTGTCAGAGAAGCGGGTGGCAGGACGAGCGTCAGGGAAGGTCTGTGGAGTGGGGGATGAGGCCACGAGGATTCCTTTCGTGTGCTTGTAAATCttgaagaaaaagttaaaagcGAAAGCAGAGTGAGGGATGGGGGAGCGCTCTTGTATTGAGACAGGAAATAAGACCTCCATCttccagatgggaaaactgaggcagacaCATTTCCCCGAGGTCACACGGCTTgcaaggggtggggcaggggtttCGATTCAGAAGCCTGGAGAGTGGGAGACAGGTTTTCAAAAAAAGGTGGTTGGTTTGATAATAAAACCAGCTCTTGATTACTGAGCGAGTTTCTGTGCCAGGCCCAGAGCTCGTGGGTTCTGTGTATGATCGTTTCCCTGCCTTACAGAAAAGAGGACCAGGGTCTGGATGGGGGAGAGGTGGGGGGGAGTAAGCTAGGGCCCCCTCCCTCTGCATGGACCCCACATTGAGAGCCCTCTAAACTGGAGGTTTTCTCTAGACCCTCCAGGGGCTATCAGTAAGGTGCTTCCTTAGGTTCACTTGTGTCTATTTTTCAAAGGCTAGACAGTCTCGGATGGGGGTGGCTTTCCTGATGAGACACCAGGATCCAGAGCAGAGGCGGGGGCTGGAGAGGGTCAGCCTGGCCTGACTTAGCACCCGCCCTCCTGCTcctagctgcgtgaccttgggcaagaagtACCcgtctctgagcctgtttgctcattTGCTAGATTATGGGGCTCCTAGGGGTCCTCTCTCTTTCAGGGTTCTTGTGACCTTGAATGCAGAACAGCTGAGAGTTTTGGTCCACCTGAGCCCTTAGTAAACATTAGCTGAGCCCGAGTGGCTGAGGGGCCCACATTCTCCAAGTCCACGCATCCCCGGGGATCTTGGAGTGTTTCCTTCCAATGATTCCATCACAGCCCCTCCCTCTCGGGACAGGCCACCCTCCCTGCTCCAACTTTGCAGGTAATTCAGTCACGGCTCATCCTCCCCTCCCACCACAGGGACCCTCCCTCCGGCCCAGCCCTGAACATAATTCCATTTCTCAAAAACCCCAGGAGCACAGGGGCCAGGGGCTAGAAATTCGTAGGTTCGGATGAGCCCCACAGCCCACACTAAGCAAAAGCTGACCATGAGCTTAGCACACGTGAAGGGTTTAATTCTCTCCCAGGAGAAGGAACCCAGGTGTCCAGACACCCAGGACCTGGTTCACCCGGGGCTTCCCAGCATATGGGGCTGGGAGAGTCCATCAGGGCGGGAGGCCAGAAGCCCCTTCCTTGGTTCTGAGCAAATGCACCAGCACCTCGATCAGAAGTGACAAAGAGGTGGGAGAGAGTGGCAACATCCCCCTTCCAGCTGGcctccactccccctcccccaggctgctGCCCTCCCCAGAGGTGCCCCCTACTGCCACACTGGTCCAGCCACCTGGCCAGTTATTTCTGGCCAAGGGGAAGGAGAAGTGAAACCAgattgggggtgtgtgtgtgtggcaaatCCCCAGACCAGTCTTCTGGGGCTGGCCACACCCTGTGGGcggccctccctccctgcccagcccccgcccgccacccccccccccccgcggcccTAGGACAGGGCAGGCCCCGGCCACGCCTAGGCTGCACCCGATGGGGAGCGAGAAAGGGGAAGTGGTGCTCACTGCGCCGCCTGTCCAGCTCAGCCTCTTCTCCCACAGGAAGCCGGGCCCTTTAACTTCACAGGGGCACTGCATCCCGCTGGCCTCACCTGAGCCCTGGcgggggctggggcctctgatGAGCTGACAGCCCAGCTTCTTGTGGTCCATGAAAGCGGTGATGGCCTCCAACGGGAAGGTCTGCAGGCAGCGGCCGCAGGTCAACAGATCTGGGTGTTTGTCGGTCCAGGGCTGGCGGTCTGCAGGGAGGAAGCGGGCGGTGAGCGTGGGGTGGGGCCACGATGGGGGCTGGGGGTTCCGAGGAGGAGGGGAAACCCGCAGGTCAGAAGGGGGCCTGGAGACCAGGACCGGCCTGGGAAATAAGGCAGGGGCGGGGGTCGGTGCCCGGAGGAGGGGGTCCCACgcgagaggggagggagagggaggaggggcccggggcaggggcagggggcgCTCACCGTGCGGGTTCGGGATCAGCGGCGTCCACAGGGCCCACGGGTTCCGCGCGCCGAGGGCGTGGAGGGGGCCCCCGGCGGGCACGGGGCCGGGGGAGTGGCGGGGTTCGCCCTCGAAGCGCCCCGGTGCGGGCACTTCCTCCGGGGAGACGGGCGCCAGCCCCGGGGCCTGTAGGGGCCGCGCGTCTGGCTCGGGCTTCACTTCGATGATGAGGTCCGGCATCTCCATCTCGTCGTCTGGGGTGGCGGCGGGCGCGGGGTCCACTCGGCGGGGCGTGCAGCCGGCCTTGCGGCGGGACATGGGTCACgggccgggcgggcgggcgggcgggcggaggACACGCGGG
This genomic window from Diceros bicornis minor isolate mBicDic1 chromosome 34, mDicBic1.mat.cur, whole genome shotgun sequence contains:
- the ZNF296 gene encoding zinc finger protein 296; the encoded protein is MSRRKAGCTPRRVDPAPAATPDDEMEMPDLIIEVKPEPDARPLQAPGLAPVSPEEVPAPGRFEGEPRHSPGPVPAGGPLHALGARNPWALWTPLIPNPHDRQPWTDKHPDLLTCGRCLQTFPLEAITAFMDHKKLGCQLIRGPSPRQGSGGKDLKALSCLRCGRQFTEAWKLLRHAQWDHGLSIYQTEPESPEAPLLGLAEVAAAVSAVMGPEAEAKGPRVSSLARRSPTCPVCTKTLSSFSNLKVHMRSHTGERPYACDQCPYACAQSSKLNRHKKTHRQLQPQSPCRAEGSDEQASAAPPEPAVHAAAPASTLPCSGGEGAGAAATAGVQEPGAPGGGAQAGPGGDGWGAATKEQRTDPAKSQKTSPKKESKPVGKSRGPGGSCEFCGKHFTNSSNLTVHRRSHTGERPYACQLCPYACAQSSKLNRHLRMHGLGPGGTRFECPHCCVPFGLRATLDKHLQQKHPEVAGEA